The Lutra lutra chromosome 15, mLutLut1.2, whole genome shotgun sequence genome includes a region encoding these proteins:
- the FCER1A gene encoding LOW QUALITY PROTEIN: high affinity immunoglobulin epsilon receptor subunit alpha (The sequence of the model RefSeq protein was modified relative to this genomic sequence to represent the inferred CDS: substituted 1 base at 1 genomic stop codon) — protein sequence MSXPDMIQKTFPSPFWLQVYFKASSLQSNLHLGAAEEMSVPMGGPALLWTALLLFSPHGVSADISKPMVSLKPPWNRILKYDNVTLICYENNSLEVNSAIWTHNDSLLENKTSRFNIVKAHPQDSGEYRCQDKESNKSDPVYLEVFSEWLLLQAAPEEVMEGESFHIRCHSWKNWKVTKVTYYRNGKALKYGYENFEMSIPNATIMDNGSYYCTGWIKKQNHTSDTINIIVKKNYRTQSVHQRKTSWLQFLIPLLVVILFAVDTGLFILTQQQLTLILKTQRTRKSKKPDPEKK from the exons ATGAGTTAACCAGATATGATACAGAAaacatttccttctcctttttggCTTCAAGTCTATTTTAAGGCTTCAAGTCTCCAGTCCAATTTGCACTTGGGGGCCGCGGAGGAGATGTCTGTTCCCATGGGAGGCCCTGCCCTGCTGTGGACGGCGTTGCTTCTCTTCT CTCCACACGGTGTGTCGGCAG ATATCTCGAAACCTATGGTGTCCTTGAAACCGCCATGGAATAGAATATTGAAATATGACAATGTGACTCTTATATGCTATGAGAACAACTCCCTTGAAGTTAACTCTGCTATATGGACCCACAACGACAGTcttctggaaaataaaacttcACGCTTCAACATTGTGAAAGCCCACCCTCAGGACAGTGGGGAATACAGGTGTCAGGACAAAGAATCCAACAAGAGTGATCCTGTGTACCTAGAAGTCTTCTCAG AGTGGCTGCTCCTTCAAGCTGCTCCCGAGGAGGTGATGGAGGGTGAGTCCTTCCACATCAGGTGCCATAGCTGGAAGAATTGGAAAGTCACCAAGGTGACCTACTACAGGAATGGCAAAGCCCTCAAGTATGGGTATGAAAACTTCGAAATGTCCATCCCCAATGCCACAATAATGGATAACGGCAGTTATTACTGCACCGGCTGGATTAAGAAGCAAAATCATACTTCCGACACCATCAACATCATTGTGAAAAAAA ATTACCGCACCCAGAGTGTTCACCAAAGGAAAACCTCCTGGCTACAATTTCTGATCCCATTGTTGGTGGTGATTCTGTTTGCTGTGGACACAGGACTGTTTATCTTGACCCAGCAGCAGCTGACACTGATCTTGAAGACTCAGAGGACCAGAAAGAGCAAAAAGCCAGACCCTGAAAAGAAATGA